TGCTTTCTAGATGAACAGGGAGAAGCTCCCCGGctccatcactccgaaagaagccTGGTAAAAGCAGGTCTTCGGGCATAGTAACAAAATAAAAACACTAGGCACTACCGGTCCCAGCAAAGCAACAATCTCAGATTACAATCCATTAAGAAAGGAAACAAGGAACATTGTGCAGGCAGCTACAATGGACGGCACGCAAAACGGACCGACACAAGACATGCAAGCTGATGATCATGTTAGGATTAGAGTTCCGTAGGTTTTCCCTTATGCTGCTTTGAGTTCTAGTCTCCAACTCCAGTATATAAGGAACTATAGGCTGTAAGTGAATCTCAAGCTATCAATTCAAATTATTTTCGTCCCTAAACTCTCTCTTGCCCTCTGATCCACAAGCTCTAGCAAGGGCATTAAATTACCTTGTTTCCTTTCCAAATCTGTGCTGGTGTCTCTCTAAAGAATGCCTTTTCCTTTTAGAAAATTAATTTTGGAATGTATATCACGCTCACCTAAAATGCAAGTCCAAACTAAATCATTAATAATGGGATATATCATATAAATATAGGAAACTAGCAAGCAAGGTGGTATTGTTCTTCCATCATCAGACAAATCTATTCTCAATCCCTAGGCCAAAAGTGAGTTGAGTTCAGCTGAAGGAGTCAACAAACACACAATTAGTGGTACTGATATATTTCTGCAACATATAAATATATTTTATTGGTCAAATCGATTGTCAAAGTTAAACCCAAATTGCAAGGTAGCCTTGTAAAAATAAAATTTGGAGATATATGTGGTTGCCATATGAAATGCAACTCCAAACGGAATATACAATTTGTGATATCGTATAAATGTCAGAAACAAGCATTGTGGTATTGTTCTACCATCATAGGCACAAATGTATGGCCAATCCTTGGGCAAAATTCAGTTGTGTTCAGCTGGAGGTGTCAATAAACGCACATGAAGCAGTATGGTACTAATGCTGCAATATAAGTTTTTTGGGGAGctaagattttttttttttgagagctTGCAATATAAGTGTAATCAGTAGAATAATACCAAAGCATGCGCAGGCCCATCAACAGACGTAGGCCACCCTGCCCAAGTTGCATATGTGGGTAATTGAAAAGAATATTAATGTGACTCAAAACTTCAGTGCATAACTAAACTCTTTCATGCTCGTCTCGTGTTAAAGAGTTAGCTCAGAAGTGATACCTCTTGGGCCTGGAAAGGTTATATGCATGTGTAATTAGAAACGGGCACTACGGTACTAAAAGTGGGAGTGCTTCAAGTGTGTCTCACACTCTCACTAGGGGTGCACCTTTCAATCCATGCCCTCAAGATTAGAATGCATGAACTAAGATGCTTATGTGCCAAACTGATGACATATTGTGTCTCACACTCTCACTAGGGGTGCACCTTTCAATCCATGCCCTCAAGATTAGAATGCATGAACTAAGATGCTTATGTGCCAAACTGATGACatattaaactaatcatggttaaaaGAGTAATAAACTTAACATCTTGCTTGTGTGAGCATGTTCTCATGATTATTGCTGACATGCTAGGTAAACCGGTTGCCAGCGACATCCCTGGTTACCAGTTTATTCAGTTGACAATTCAGTTTACGTGCAGTACATTAACTGGTATTTttatgattttctttttgaattgaCCCTGCCAGTTAATACTGCTTGCAGATGGTCTCAAGTGAGACAGATGGACGTGAAATTGATATGCTCAAGGATATTGGGTTGCAAATTATAACAAAATGTGATGGTTTGCCTCTTGCTGTCAAAGTGATGGGGGGACTCCTGTGCCAAAAGGAGAAAAAGCGCAGTGACTGGGAGATGGTTCTAGGTGATTCTATGTGGTCGGTGTCTGGAATGCCTGAAGAGCTAAACCATGCAGTATATTTAAGCTACGAAGATTTACCTTCTATCATGAAACAATGCTTTCTATGCTACGCCCTTCTCCCAAAAATTGCATTATTCGAAAGGGACAACATAATTGGCATGTGGATTAGTGAAGGATTTCTTCACGGAGCCTACGACGACTTAGAAGAACTAGGAAATAAGTACTATAAGGAGCTGATACTGAGGAACCTCATAGAGCCAAATACAGAGTATGCTAATCAATCTGTCTGCACCGTGCATGATGTTGTACGCTCATTTGCTCAATTTGTGGCTAGAGATGAGGCACTAGCAGCTCACAGTGGAGAAACTAGTATTGTTAGTAAACTTAGTGCAAAGAAGTTTCTTCGGTTGTCTCTAGAAAGCAAATCATCAGAATCAGACGGGCTAGAGTGGAGTTCTTTACAAGCACAAAGCACACTGAGAACACTAATTTCAGTTGGACACATAAATTTGAAGCATGGTGATTCGTTGGTTAATTTTCCATGCATACGTACTTTACATATAGATTCTGCACATGTTGTTGCACTGGTTGAATCTTTACATGAAATCAAGCACCTGAGGTACTTGTCCTTCCGCAACTGTGATTTATCTAGTCTGCCAGATAGCATTGGAGAGATGAAATTCTTGCAGTACATTAACCTTGCAGGATGCAAACAATTTCTGAAACTTCCAGATAGCATTATAAAATTAGAGCAGCTAAGGTATCTTAACTTggataacaccaatataaatggcATACCTAAGGGGTTCCGTGTTCTAACAAATTTGAGAATAGTATCTGGGTTTCCAGCCCAGGAAGAGGATGGTTGGTGTAGTTTGGAAGAGTTGGCCCCTCTTTCTCGGCTCAAGATACTTGGACTACAGGGATTGGAGAATGTATCTGCTTCCTCATCCGCAGCAAAGGCAAAGCTTAGCGAGAAGGTGCATCTTACTGGCCTATCCTTGATCTGTGATTATAGATTGTATGGGTTGATTGAGGAGCAAGGTACTAGTGTCTCTGAGGAAGAACATCAAAAAATTGAGAAGGTGTTTGATGAGCTCTGCCCTCCACCCAACTTAGATTTTCTTTACATTAATGGATATTTTGGCCGACGACTCCCAAGGTGGATGATTTCATCATCAGTTGTGGCTCTAAAGAGCTTGAGGACTTTGATGGTTCACGACCTGGCTTGCTGCACAGAGCTTCCTGATGGCTTGTGTCAGCTTCCTTATTTGGAGTTCATTCAGATCTCTCGCGCACCAATCATCAAGCGTATTGGCCCTGAATTCATGCAGCCCTACCACCACCATGGTCTTCATCCAACCCAGGCGGCTGTTGCCTTTCCGAGATTGAGCAAGATGTTCTTAACGGAAATGGTGGAATGGGAGGAATGGGAATGGAAGGAGCAAGTGCAAGCCTTTCCTGTCCTGCACGAGCTTGTGCTAAAGCACTGCAAACTGAAGCGTCTTCCTCTTGGCCTTGCCTCTCAGGCAAGGGCTTTGAATAAATTATTCATACAATATGTCTATGGTTTGATCTCTGTAGAGAACTTTCCATCTCTTGTCGAGCTGCATATCACTCTAGACTTTGACCTGGAGAGGATATCTAATCTTCCCAGGCTGCAGAAGCTTGCAATCGGCGGGTGCTCAAAGTTGAAGGTGTTGGAGGGTGTTCCCTCACTCCAATGGATCATGCTTGCGGATGCACACATGGATACACTCCCAGAATACATGGGAAGTATATGCCCAAGGTATTTGGAGCTACTCTGTGGCCTAGGGCTGCTCACTTCTTTAGCCATGGGACAATCTGGCCCCGAGTGGGACAAGTTCAGCCATGTTGGGCATGTCAAGGCGTATGCACATGAAGAAAATAATAGGAAGAAATGGTATGTCTTGTACACAGCTGACCCCTACAACTTGGAAACAAATGTCAGCCGTTCTTTCATGTCTAGAGGTAAATTAGGGTGACTCCTTCATCTTAACTTGTCTCTTTTCTTTGTTTATTTGATTTATTCTCTTTGTTTTCTACCTTTGATTCGTATGCTGGAGCTTGAATACATTCCATACATTCTCATTCCCCTTGAATACACCCTATTAGAGTAGGGCAACAAAAGCATGCTAGTAATGTCAACAAAGATATGACTGGCCTTTTCTCTATATGGAATAGATGGCTCACTCTTTATCGTTTTGTATGACTACTTTCATATTTGGTTGTACTTCCTCATGTTGCTATCTGTTGTTCTTACTGGTCCCTAAGTTACCTGAAGATCAAAAATGAAGAGTGGTATCATTAATAATTAAAAGCATGTGTGTGATATCTCACGATTTTAACACACTGACAATTGAACTCTTAACTTCCATGCCATGAATTGTGTAACCATTTTTACCTTTTCGTCACATGCAGGAACCTTATGTTCGTTTGTGGATGCCCAAAGGTTTGAATATGTCTTCAAAATGACAAGAAAAACCTTTAGTTACATCTGCAGCTTGGTGAAGTGGGCATCACTGAAAGATATGGACAGCTATACCTTTGTTGACGGGAGGGTGCTGTCTTTAGAAGATCGGGTAGCCGTTGCTCTGAGAAGACTGTACTCTGCTGAGCTACCAGAGACCTTCGGATCCTCTGTTGGTGTGAACGAGTCAACCATCTCGTTGGTAACTGAGAGGTTTGTTGCTGCTGTGTACACCCACGCAATGCAGAGCTGGCCAGGTTCCAGCGAAATGGATAAGATCAAATCCATGTTTGGCAAGATCTACAATATGGATAACTGTTGCGGTGTTATATGTACAACCCACACCCCATTTGGACCAAACTGGGATCATGAGAAGAATGTCAGCATTCTAATGCAAGTCATCGTCGATCCAAAGATGAGGTTTACAAGCATTTGGGTCGGATCAGCAGGTAATGTGAACCAGCTGTCCGTTTTGCATGACTCTCCATTCTTTGAGCAGTGCGAGAAGGGGGTTCGCCTGAATGGCAGCAAGCTGAAGGTAGGATTAGATGGATCAGAAGTCGGGGAATACATAATTGGTGATGCAGGACAACCTCTTCTCCCCTGGCTGCTCACACCTTACCAAGAAGAAGACCACTCGGACTCCAAGACAGAGTTCAATAGGAGACACTCCGCAACCACATCCTGCATGCTGAAGGCGCTGGCAAGGTTCAGAGATACATGGAAGTACCTGCAGGAAGAGACATGGCGTCCTGTCAGTCCAGACACTCTACATAAGACAATCTATGCCTGCTGCTTGTTGCATAACATAGTCATAGATATGGGGGATGATGGAGTCATGCGGAACGTTTATGGGAATTACCGCGAGGAAGTGCGCCAGGTAGCAAACGAGGACTCCGTCAGGGTGAGAGATATACTGTCGGAATACTTCTTGACCACTATGACATCTGAATCAGGAGGTGAGTCAGCACAACTGCTCCTACATCTTAATTTCCTCGTTTGTCTGCTCTATTCACTAATGTCATATTTACTCGGAACAGTGGGtgcagaggaggaggatgaagtagGTGCGTCAGGCTCAGAGGATGAAGACAAGGAACAAAAGGCAGAGACAGAGATCATAAAGTTAGCTTCATCCTAAGTACAACTTCTAGCATGCTGTGATGGAGGCAACATTAGTCGGGAGATCATCATATGGAAAAGCTTCTTCCAGCTTCATCCTAAGTACTACTTCTAGCACGCTGTGAGTTCAAGCTATATCACAGTTGTTGGCTTCCTGTTTTGTTTTTCTATATGGCACTATCGTCAGTGAAATCTTAAACTGATCAAGGAAAGGTAACTGATACAACCACTGCCAGTGTGCTAAGCAAAACATTGCTTATTCGTTGAGGCTGCAATGTGTTGGCAAATGTTTTAGTTGATAGCGTGCGTGATCTGGATCATAAAGTTAGCTGCTATGCGTGGAAATGAAATATTCTTGATACATCAAGACCATTGTGCATGGCCGTATATCTGATACAACTAAAACCATGATTTTATCCTGCTGGTTGGGGCTTTTAAATGCATGAATTCAGAGCAGCCCTGGCAATTGAAGCTTTGCATTTGTCACTAGTGCTAGCACTCTCTGCTTCAGAGTCTTTTTATTCCTTCCATGAAGCAATATCACAGTTCTCTCCTTGGTTTGTTCTTTTGATATGGAAATGttgtttttctttaaaaaaaagagagaaaaaccgCCGGCCTCTGTACCTTTTATAGAGGGAAAAGAGGTGCCCATTCAAGGTAAGAAACATTAGTATCTTCTACACGAGTCCCTTGTGTATTTCCTCTCTGTGCTGGCAAGTGCTTTAATTGGTGGTTCATTTAATACGAGACGCGTGATGAACAATAAAGAGCAGCTATACTTCTGTGGAAATGAAAAATTAAATTTCGATGCGCTCGACCCTGGTGCATGGCCGTTTATCGGATAATAATCAAAACCTTTGGTTTGATCAGGTGAAAGATAAGCTGGCGTCCCGCTGGTTGGAGCTTTTGAATGCATGAGTCCAGAGCAGCCCTGGTAATGGAGCCAGAGACAACTTTGGTGCTGCAGTATGAATTGAAATCAGACAATTTTTTAAAAGTTTGGTCATCTACCTTGTTGGCAAAGGCAAGTGTTGTTATGCAGTCTGTACAGGAAACACTACTGTAGAAAGTGCAATACGGCAAAGTGATATCGTGGAAAATTCAAAACCAAATACACCTGAAGACAATACTGCAGACATTATACTGTAGAACGTACAATACTGCCATCTTATAGAGCTGATTGGCATGCAAAATGTACAATCCAGTGGTGGTACAATGCAGCTCACCCTAGCCTGTAGGGGTCCGAGGCATGGACCTCCTGCAAATCGCCGGAACGCAATTCCTCGACAGGGAAGTTTGTTTGCACCACTCTGGATTAGTTTCAAACCCGGACGTCAAGGAACCGAACCCGACAGAGGGAGAGGTCAAGATGAATGTAGATGGGGCAGCGGCCATGTCCTCCAACATGAGTGCTGTGGGCGTTGTGTGCCGCAGTGCAGCCGGGCTGTTTTTGGGTGCTTCTGCTGTGGTTTTTCAAGGGGTGACTGAACCGACGACTTTGGAAGCATATGCTTGCAGGGAGGCTCTCGCATTAGCTAAGGATTTGGTCATGAACAAAGTGCGCATTGCATCTGACTGTCTGAGAGTCATAAACAACCTAAGAGCTCGGTGCATCTTGGCGATTATTGCATGATCTCGCAGGAGATCAACGACGGGAAGCAACAGTAGgcaccagtggcggagccaggatttttgACATGGGTATGCAAAGCTTTTTTTTTAGAAAGAAGCAACACTCTAAGAGATAAATGTTTACAATCATGGAAACTAAATTTTAATTATTATACTTATTGCAACATGGTCTTCAATATTTTGTTTATATTGCAAGAATATAGCCAGAAAAAAATTTGAACTCTACAAAACCCTTCTCAAAGAGATAAATGATAGTGCCAATACGTGTAGATCAATCGATGAACTTACAGGATAGATATAACCCGCTATACTGAATTGGAATTAAAATTCAGAATTACAAAACTAACAGTGCGCAAAGCCGATTAGCCGAGGAATGATATGCACACAGTTGTTAGCGGTTGATCGCTGCCTGTCCGACGAGTGTCGCCGCTCCCAAGGACGAGGGCGAGGCGAGAACACACGATGCTGCAATTCGACACGATGATGCCAGATGCCCtattgatcatcggtgatctggcGATCAACAACGTACCACTGCGCTGTATGTCCTATTAGCGATGCACTACCCATACCTAGGcttcttttttctatttcttttaggATTCCCGGACCTTTCTTTAGCAACAAGATTATCAGACCTAGGCTGCTATCTCTATCGTTCGAAGATTGCAATACCAACTGTTAGATGTGTATATTTTCTTGTGTACATCCCCATTATATAAGGGGCTTTTCTGCACTTTACCACTTTGTATATGtactggcctttggccctcagtaaagATAGTTGCTCAtttatccaacatggtatcagatgttAGGTTCCCCTCTCTCCCGCACGCTGCAACTCCATGCTAGCTCCTCCCCCAATCCTCCCACTGCCAGGTCCGGCTCTCCTCGCCGCGGATCCGGTCGTCTCGGTCCTTCTTGCTGCGGATCCGGCCGCCCCGGTTTCCCTCGCTGCGGATCCGGCCTGCTACGCCTCCTGCCGGCCGCGCCCCGGCCTGCTCCGTCGTGCCCCGGCCTGCCCCGGCCTGCTCCGTCTCCTGCCGGCCGCCCTCGCCTCCTGCCGGCCGCCGGCCACCTCCATCTCCTGCAGgccgcgccccggccgcctccgcctcctgccggccggcggcggcgcccccTGCTCCGCGGCTTCGCCTGGGGCCATCTCCGCCTGGCCGCCGCCCTGCCTTGTGCTGCGGCAGCTCTGTGCtcctgcggctgctgcttcctccgCCCCGCTCATTTCCCTCCTGGCCGCGTGCACCGCGGGTTTGTGCGTGAGCGTGAGCGAGGGCCCGATCCCGATCGATCCGGATCGTGTCTGTCTTAGTTGACttcaacaaaaaaaagaaaaaaaacagaggagAAACCCAGAGGTTCCTTATGTCTTCTTCGGGCTATGTCGTTGTTCCTCGGTGCTCAgtgatcttcgatggcaccaactaCGCTGAGTTTGTGGGGTTCATGCGCATCCATATGCGTGGTCTTCTTTTATGtggtgttctttctggcgaggtcccCTATCCGCCATGTCATGTTGCGCTTGTGGCCCCAATCCCGCCGGTGCCACCGGTCCTTGCTGCTGAGGCTTCTCAGGTTGACCGGGATGCAGCCAAGGCCCTTGATGATGCTGCAgttgatgcttatgatcagcaggtCTCTGCTTATTCCGATGCTCTTTCGGTGTACCACGATGATttgtctgcttacactcagtggtgcaatgacgATGCTCGGGCTGCTGCTGTTCTCACTGCGagtgtcctccctcagtttgcttcGGAGTTAATGGGACTTGGCAAAGTTGCAGCAATGTGGTCTTATctttgtcagcgctatcagccttttggtgatgctctctacctatctgtggtgcgtcaggagcacgccctccagcaaggtgattcctctgttgatgagttctattcacagtgctctgTCATATAGCGTCATCTTGACTCTCTTCAGACAGTTGTTTGTGGCACCTGCCATTGCTGCCAGACTACTCGGTCTGATTTGGAGTTTTAGCGGGTCCAcgagttcttatctcgtctccgctctgagtttgagcccaggcgtgctcacttgcttgctcgtggtcgtgttcccatctcggaggtgcttgccgagcttcgtgctgaggagacacGCCTTCGCTCTACTGGTTTGTTGGTGGTCCCGTCTGTGTTGGCTGCTCGGGCTCCTGTGTCGTCTGCTCGGCTCACCGCTCCACCACTCCTTCCCACACCTTCAAGGGGGTGGGTCGCCCTGCTTATACTGAGAGGGGCCGGTCGCGTCGTGACACCTTCTGTGGCTACTGCTCTCGGCCAGGTCATCCAGAGTCTGATTTGTCGTGAGAAGAAACGCGACTAGAGGCGCTCCTCTTCCAGTGGGACTCCTGGATCTTGCTCAACTCCGTCACTCACTAACCAGGACATTGTGAGGCTCAAGCGTCTATTGGCTTCCTAAGGCTCTTCGTCGACCGGTTCCGCTGCTGCTGTGACTGCATCCACTTCTCCACCACCACAGTCATCTACACAGTtaggtacatcttcgtgggttctggattctggagcctcctttcatatgtcttctgattcttctgTGTTGTCTTCTCTTCGACCTCTTGATTTGCTTGTTAATGTTCTTACTGCCGATGGCACAACTCTTACTGTTACTAGTTGTGATTTTCTTTCCACCACATCATTTTTTGTTCCTcgtgtttcacatgttcctcgccttaccatgaatcttttttccgctgcccaacttactgattctggttgtcgtgtcattcttgataccgactcttgctccattcaggattGTCGCACCAAGactttggttggtgctggcccccggcgccgtgagtcagagggcctttgggaggttgactggctttgaGTTCCTTCTgctgccaccacttctgccagctcccatgctcttgctgcctcctcgtctgcgtccttccagcagtggcatcatcgccttggtcacatctgtggctctcgcttgtcttcttTAGCTCGTCAAggcctcttagggtctgtatctggagatgtctccttacattgtaatggttgcagacttggcaaacagactcagttaccttatcctactagcGAGTCTGTATCTCAACGTCTTTTTGAattagttcattctgatgtctggggtcctgctccctttgattcgaaaggtggtcatcgttactatgttttgtttattgatgattctctcgctacacttggctctacttcatgaaatctcgtagcgaggttctctctatatacaaacgatttgctaccatggttcacactcagtttCCACGCCTATTcgtacttttcgtgctgactccgctggagagtatatctcccagctgttgcgtggttttctcgcggaacagggcactcttgcccagttctcatgtcctggtgctcatgcccagaatggcgttgccgaacgtaagcatcgtcatctgcttgagacggctcgtgcactGATGATTGCCGCTTCACTTCCACCCcacttttgggctgaggctgtttctgcatcaccctatctcatcaacattcagccatcgactgctctgcagggtggtattcctatggagtgtctcactggtcgatctcctgactactcagctctttgtatgtttggatgtgtgtgctTTGTCCTTCTTTCCCcgcgagaacgcaccaaactgactgctcagtcagTTGAGTGCCttttccttggctacagtgatgagcacaagggctatcgctgTTGGGACCCTGTTGGTCGCCGCctgcgcatctcgcgtgatgtgacctTTGACGAGTCTCGCTCTTACTACCCACGTCCTTCTTCCTTGAGCTTCTTCGTGGACGATatttctttccttcttcttcccaatacaccctgctatgtgcctcatgtttcacctcctcctcctgcacctctccttccttctccttcaccactgaccccatcttcctcctcctcctccacctctacaccatcatctccagtccgtcgccctctctcaccgtttcctcttcacTATACTCGTCGTCCTCGTACTGAGGATGCTTCTCCTGATGTGCCTGACGTGccttccacctctggtgcccctAAGTTCACGCCTCCCCTGGTTCATAACCTCCGTACTCGGCCTCGCCCTCCACCTGATCGGTGCTCTCCTGATCGGTACGGTCTCTCTGTTATTGCTGAGCCCACCTCCTAtcggactgccatgactcagcctgaatggcatCTTGCGATGGCCAaagagcttgctgcccttgagcgttctggcacatgggatctggtaTCCCTCCCTTCTggtgttcgtcccatcacctgcaagtgggtctataagatcaagactcgctccgatggttctcttgagcgttacaaagctcgtcttgtggtgtgacgcccggataattaggctacagtaatcccatgttaatgatgccacgtcaccacggttactgttgttaaatcTCGCGTTAATTCGAAAATGCTtcaaaatttaaatttaaattaatggcaaacaacaaaagtttttaaaagttaaaacaaaaatgttcgggcggtGCCATATTTTgcttaagtaaatatggtgtaataaacacatttttataaagtgcctagataatttaaaatgatttaaaacaggaaagaaaataaataaaaagaaaagaaactacaaaaacagaaaacaaagcaaaactaaaaagaataaaaaggccccctggccaactgggccagacggcccagctcaccggccaggccggcccacctggcccagccggccgacccgcccctgccttatccccacgaggggggggaccctaaccgacacccccctactccccactcgctctcccccacccccgctggatctggatcgggagcccgatccccttctccctcgctcggtgcccgacgccgtcgcccgtcgcTGCCAGTGGACCGCGCCGGCGCCCGGAGcttccccgccggcctgcttcctcctccccaccggcctgctcccacgtcgcccgtcgtccccgtcctcctccacaacggACCTCCCCGAACTTCCCCGCGCCCATTGCCCCGATCCCTACACTCCCGGTGAGGCCCCCAGCCTCTTCTCTTTCCCCCGTCACCGAACGCACGCGCTCCGTTGAACCCCCGCGACCGAGCTCGCGCTTGCCCTGCCCAAAGTTGCGCCCTCCTGCTGTAGCCCCCGCGCGCCTTCACCTCCCCTTGCCCCTGCTCGCCGGCCAACACCGTCAACCGCGGCCCTGCACCAGCCTGCTCGTCGTCGTCGCCCGGTTCGGTTCCCACCTCTGCCCGCGTCCGATGCCGCTTAGCCGCCTCCCGCTGCCGCTCCGGCCGCCCCGAGCTGCTCTCTGACCGCGTACCTTCAGCCCTGGCCATGCCCCCTGTCGCCGGCCGGCGCCTTGCGCTCCTCCGTGGCCTCGCCGTGGCCACGAACCTCCACCGCGTCCCGCTCCGGCCGGCGCCCCATGGCCCCGTGCCCCGAcagcctcgtcccgccctgcgggcgagtgctcgctcgggtgcgcccgcacccgctggaccaaacccgccaaggcccctggggcctatgacagatgggccccacgcc
Above is a window of Triticum aestivum cultivar Chinese Spring chromosome 6B, IWGSC CS RefSeq v2.1, whole genome shotgun sequence DNA encoding:
- the LOC123135700 gene encoding disease resistance protein RGA2 isoform X2, whose amino-acid sequence is MAMVLDAFASYVQNMLTEMVSEEVHMLLGVGDDIDRMDVKLRDLKNFLADADRRNITDSSVQEWVGHLKGAMYEATDILDLCQLKAMEEGPSTVDVGCFNPLLFCLDAGYFNPLLLCMRNPSHAHGIATRIKVLNKRLDTIKERSAAFSFVNLGSYEDRGSKVHSFHSQNTSRETSGEFDRSGVVGEKIEQDTRKLVEIMLTEKGGCTNIKVVAIVGIGGIGKTTLAQKVFNDETVKAEFDDTIWLSINQDFDKVELLRTVITLAGGVHGGEKALAVLQPILTTALTGKKLLLVLDDVWSHGAWGNVLEIPLANVVARGSRVLVTTRDERVARGMKAVLPYHHVDKLEEEDAWSLLKKQMVSSETDGREIDMLKDIGLQIITKCDGLPLAVKVMGGLLCQKEKKRSDWEMVLGDSMWSVSGMPEELNHAVYLSYEDLPSIMKQCFLCYALLPKIALFERDNIIGMWISEGFLHGAYDDLEELGNKYYKELILRNLIEPNTEYANQSVCTVHDVVRSFAQFVARDEALAAHSGETSIVSKLSAKKFLRLSLESKSSESDGLEWSSLQAQSTLRTLISVGHINLKHGDSLVNFPCIRTLHIDSAHVVALVESLHEIKHLRYLSFRNCDLSSLPDSIGEMKFLQYINLAGCKQFLKLPDSIIKLEQLRYLNLDNTNINGIPKGFRVLTNLRIVSGFPAQEEDGWCSLEELAPLSRLKILGLQGLENVSASSSAAKAKLSEKVHLTGLSLICDYRLYGLIEEQGTSVSEEEHQKIEKVFDELCPPPNLDFLYINGYFGRRLPRWMISSSVVALKSLRTLMVHDLACCTELPDGLCQLPYLEFIQISRAPIIKRIGPEFMQPYHHHGLHPTQAAVAFPRLSKMFLTEMVEWEEWEWKEQVQAFPVLHELVLKHCKLKRLPLGLASQARALNKLFIQYVYGLISVENFPSLVELHITLDFDLERISNLPRLQKLAIGGCSKLKVLEGVPSLQWIMLADAHMDTLPEYMGSICPRYLELLCGLGLLTSLAMGQSGPEWDKFSHVGHVKAYAHEENNRKKWYVLYTADPYNLETNVSRSFMSRGTLCSFVDAQRFEYVFKMTRKTFSYICSLVKWASLKDMDSYTFVDGRVLSLEDRVAVALRRLYSAELPETFGSSVGVNESTISLVTERFVAAVYTHAMQSWPGSSEMDKIKSMFGKIYNMDNCCGVICTTHTPFGPNWDHEKNVSILMQVIVDPKMRFTSIWVGSAGNVNQLSVLHDSPFFEQCEKGVRLNGSKLKVGLDGSEVGEYIIGDAGQPLLPWLLTPYQEEDHSDSKTEFNRRHSATTSCMLKALARFRDTWKYLQEETWRPVSPDTLHKTIYACCLLHNIVIDMGDDGVMRNVYGNYREEVRQVANEDSVRVRDILSEYFLTTMTSESGEEEDEVGASGSEDEDKEQKAETEIIKLASS
- the LOC123135700 gene encoding disease resistance protein RGA2 isoform X1, which translates into the protein MAMVLDAFASYVQNMLTEMVSEEVHMLLGVGDDIDRMDVKLRDLKNFLADADRRNITDSSVQEWVGHLKGAMYEATDILDLCQLKAMEEGPSTVDVGCFNPLLFCLDAGYFNPLLLCMRNPSHAHGIATRIKVLNKRLDTIKERSAAFSFVNLGSYEDRGSKVHSFHSQNTSRETSGEFDRSGVVGEKIEQDTRKLVEIMLTEKGGCTNIKVVAIVGIGGIGKTTLAQKVFNDETVKAEFDDTIWLSINQDFDKVELLRTVITLAGGVHGGEKALAVLQPILTTALTGKKLLLVLDDVWSHGAWGNVLEIPLANVVARGSRVLVTTRDERVARGMKAVLPYHHVDKLEEEDAWSLLKKQMVSSETDGREIDMLKDIGLQIITKCDGLPLAVKVMGGLLCQKEKKRSDWEMVLGDSMWSVSGMPEELNHAVYLSYEDLPSIMKQCFLCYALLPKIALFERDNIIGMWISEGFLHGAYDDLEELGNKYYKELILRNLIEPNTEYANQSVCTVHDVVRSFAQFVARDEALAAHSGETSIVSKLSAKKFLRLSLESKSSESDGLEWSSLQAQSTLRTLISVGHINLKHGDSLVNFPCIRTLHIDSAHVVALVESLHEIKHLRYLSFRNCDLSSLPDSIGEMKFLQYINLAGCKQFLKLPDSIIKLEQLRYLNLDNTNINGIPKGFRVLTNLRIVSGFPAQEEDGWCSLEELAPLSRLKILGLQGLENVSASSSAAKAKLSEKVHLTGLSLICDYRLYGLIEEQGTSVSEEEHQKIEKVFDELCPPPNLDFLYINGYFGRRLPRWMISSSVVALKSLRTLMVHDLACCTELPDGLCQLPYLEFIQISRAPIIKRIGPEFMQPYHHHGLHPTQAAVAFPRLSKMFLTEMVEWEEWEWKEQVQAFPVLHELVLKHCKLKRLPLGLASQARALNKLFIQYVYGLISVENFPSLVELHITLDFDLERISNLPRLQKLAIGGCSKLKVLEGVPSLQWIMLADAHMDTLPEYMGSICPRYLELLCGLGLLTSLAMGQSGPEWDKFSHVGHVKAYAHEENNRKKWYVLYTADPYNLETNVSRSFMSRGTLCSFVDAQRFEYVFKMTRKTFSYICSLVKWASLKDMDSYTFVDGRVLSLEDRVAVALRRLYSAELPETFGSSVGVNESTISLVTERFVAAVYTHAMQSWPGSSEMDKIKSMFGKIYNMDNCCGVICTTHTPFGPNWDHEKNVSILMQVIVDPKMRFTSIWVGSAGNVNQLSVLHDSPFFEQCEKGVRLNGSKLKVGLDGSEVGEYIIGDAGQPLLPWLLTPYQEEDHSDSKTEFNRRHSATTSCMLKALARFRDTWKYLQEETWRPVSPDTLHKTIYACCLLHNIVIDMGDDGVMRNVYGNYREEVRQVANEDSVRVRDILSEYFLTTMTSESGVGAEEEDEVGASGSEDEDKEQKAETEIIKLASS